ATGCTGCCGGGCGACCCGGCCAACGCGCTCACCTCGGTCGGTGCCAGCCCCGAGCAGATAGCCGCGGCCCGTCACGCCATCGGCTCGGACCGCCCGCTGCCCGAACAGTTCACCCACTGGATCGGGCAGCTGGCGAGCGGCGACCTCGGGACCTCTTTCGTCAGCTCACTGCCCGTGGGCCCCGAGGTCGCAGCCCGGATGGACGTCACCGTGCCGCTCACCCTGGCCGCCTTCGTCCTGGCCGTGCTGATCGCGGTTCCCGCCGGATTCACGGCGGCCCACAAGCGGCACACCTGGTACGGCGCGCTGCTCAACGGGGTGTCCCAACTGGGCATCGCGATACCCGTGTTCTGGCTCGGCATGATCCTCATCGCGGTGTTCGCACTGAACGCCGGCTGGCTGCCCTCCGGCGGCTTCCCGCAGGACGGCTGGGCCGATCCGGCCGAGGCGGTCCGCTCCCTCGTCCTGCCGGTCGTGACCATCGCCCTCGTGATGAGCGCGTCCCTGATCCGCTACGTCCGCTCCGCCACACTCGACGTCCTCGGCAGCGACTACCTGAGGACCGCGCGCGCCCTCGGCTCGTCCTTCGGGGGTGCCATGCGGCGGCACGGGCTGCGCAACGCCTCCGTGCCGGTGATCTCCGTCCTCGGCATCGAACTCGCCTCGACGCTGCTCGGCGCGGTCGTCGTGGAGTCGGTGTACGCGCTGCCGGGCCTCGGCTCGATGCTCGCCACCGGCATCGCACAGCACGACTACCCGGTCATCCAGGGCGTGCTGTTCGTGTCCACCCTCGCGGTGCTGCTGATCGGCTTCGTGGCCGACCTGGCCCAGCGGATCATCGACCCGCGGCTGCGCGGCCGGCTCTCGGGAGGTTCCCGATGACCGGGACGGACCTGCTCACCCCGACGAAGCGGCGCACCCGGCGCTCCGTCACCCTCGTCGTCGGCTGCGTACTCGCCGGCATCATCGCGTTGCTGGCCGTGGTCTCGCTCCTCTGGCTGCCCTACGACGCCGACGACACCTCGGGCGGACGGCTCGCCGGACCCGGCGACGGCCATCTCCTGGGCACCGACAAGCTCGGGCGCGACCTGTTCACCCAGGTGATGACCGGCTCCCGCATCGCCGTCGAGGCGGGTCTCGGGTCGGTGCTCATCGCCGCCGCCATCGGGATCACCCTGGGCGTGCTCGCCGC
The DNA window shown above is from Streptomyces sp. Alt3 and carries:
- a CDS encoding ABC transporter permease, which produces MARYLARRLAFLAVSLALASVVLFVLLRMLPGDPANALTSVGASPEQIAAARHAIGSDRPLPEQFTHWIGQLASGDLGTSFVSSLPVGPEVAARMDVTVPLTLAAFVLAVLIAVPAGFTAAHKRHTWYGALLNGVSQLGIAIPVFWLGMILIAVFALNAGWLPSGGFPQDGWADPAEAVRSLVLPVVTIALVMSASLIRYVRSATLDVLGSDYLRTARALGSSFGGAMRRHGLRNASVPVISVLGIELASTLLGAVVVESVYALPGLGSMLATGIAQHDYPVIQGVLFVSTLAVLLIGFVADLAQRIIDPRLRGRLSGGSR